One stretch of Lysobacter sp. KIS68-7 DNA includes these proteins:
- a CDS encoding sigma-E factor negative regulatory protein, with amino-acid sequence MTTPTSHPTSDREALSALFDGELTGDAARFALKRLDHDQDWRATCERWHLVGDALRGQGALLPATFPNRVRDAMQGGALRADAMHATQAPSAAAFAGAANSRASAWRGPRWGSVALAASAAMVAFFLARQPATTNVPPAAPQVAAATQVAPKLTPKPQAPAVQVPDMPSDAEAASAAAVAVASIARPSTRARSAQRGRAATDRIVSQAVATQAASAPVTGEAPVTVLASQTEPARRIDRDPFAEAAATPLEAPSRPWPRAVLPQYNGNGALAADYATAPSYYPFSPREPQATPRDATPREAIDAGAQPAPQP; translated from the coding sequence ATGACGACTCCGACCAGCCATCCCACTTCCGACCGCGAAGCGCTCAGCGCGCTGTTCGACGGTGAACTCACGGGCGACGCCGCGCGCTTCGCGCTCAAGCGCCTCGACCACGACCAGGACTGGCGCGCCACGTGCGAGCGCTGGCATCTCGTCGGCGACGCGCTGCGCGGGCAGGGCGCCTTGTTGCCCGCCACCTTCCCCAACCGCGTGCGCGATGCCATGCAGGGCGGCGCGTTGCGCGCCGATGCGATGCACGCGACGCAAGCGCCTTCGGCCGCCGCGTTCGCTGGTGCCGCGAATTCCCGCGCGAGCGCCTGGCGCGGTCCGCGCTGGGGCAGCGTCGCGCTCGCCGCGTCCGCGGCGATGGTCGCCTTCTTCCTTGCGCGCCAGCCGGCCACCACGAACGTGCCGCCCGCCGCGCCGCAGGTCGCCGCCGCAACGCAGGTTGCGCCGAAGCTCACGCCGAAACCGCAGGCGCCCGCCGTGCAGGTCCCCGACATGCCGTCCGATGCGGAAGCCGCGAGCGCCGCCGCCGTGGCAGTGGCGTCCATCGCGCGTCCGTCGACGCGTGCGCGCAGTGCGCAGCGCGGCCGTGCCGCCACCGATCGCATCGTGTCGCAGGCCGTCGCAACACAAGCCGCCAGCGCGCCGGTGACAGGCGAAGCCCCGGTCACCGTCCTCGCATCGCAGACCGAACCCGCACGTCGCATCGACCGCGATCCGTTCGCCGAAGCTGCGGCGACGCCGCTCGAAGCGCCCTCGCGCCCGTGGCCGCGTGCCGTGTTGCCGCAATACAACGGCAACGGCGCACTCGCCGCCGATTACGCGACCGCACCGTCGTACTACCCGTTCTCGCCGCGCGAACCGCAAGCGACGCCGCGCGACGCAACGCCGCGCGAAGCGATCGACGCCGGCGCGCAACCCGCTCCGCAGCCGTAA
- a CDS encoding 3-hydroxyacyl-CoA dehydrogenase NAD-binding domain-containing protein — MLAGLDGLRFSNWRAETAADGIVVLSFDRAGAGVNTLSQEVLFELDAILERLSLDPPKGLVIRSAKPAGFIAGADIKEFQAFDEKGTVADAIRRGQQTFQRLAELRCPTVAAIHGHCMGGGTEISLACRYRVASNDPSTRIGLPEVKLGIYPGWGGSVRLPRLVGAPAAFDVMLTGRTLSAKAAKAMGLVDKVVEPALLTDAAIELARRGTTRPFKQRALAWLTNTWPARQLLAPMLAKQVARKARREHYPAPYAMIETWRRSSGDIQSLLSAERKSVVKLASTPTARNLIRVYFLQERLKGIGGKDHGIARVHVVGAGVMGGDIAAWSAYKGFEVTLADREQRFIDAGLARAHDLFAKRVKDDAKRPAVAARLRGDLAGEGVANADLVIEAIIENPEAKRALYADIEPRLKPDALLTTNTSSIPLTELDSHIARPAQFAGLHYFNPVALMPLVEIIHHDAMAEETQRRLAAFCRAIDKLPVPVAGSPGFLVNRVLFPYMLEAMAAFAEGIPGPAIDKAAVKFGMPMGPIELVDTVGLDVAASVGRELAPFLGLPIPQGLANKLESGKRGKKDGQGFYTWEEGRPRKPELPKDYKAPDDLEDRLILPLLNESVAALHDGVVADADLLDAGVIFGTGFAPFRGGPIAHIRAVGADNIIERLKALQATHGDRFAPRPGWDSPALR, encoded by the coding sequence ATGCTTGCTGGTCTCGACGGTCTGCGCTTTTCGAACTGGCGCGCCGAAACTGCCGCCGACGGCATCGTGGTGCTCAGCTTCGACCGCGCCGGCGCCGGCGTGAATACGCTCTCGCAGGAGGTGCTGTTCGAGCTCGACGCCATCCTGGAGCGGCTGTCGCTCGACCCGCCCAAGGGCCTGGTCATCCGCTCGGCCAAGCCGGCGGGGTTCATCGCCGGCGCGGACATCAAGGAATTCCAGGCCTTCGACGAGAAAGGCACGGTGGCCGACGCGATCCGCCGCGGCCAGCAGACCTTCCAGCGGCTGGCGGAACTGCGCTGCCCCACGGTCGCTGCGATCCACGGCCATTGCATGGGCGGCGGCACCGAGATCTCGCTCGCCTGCCGCTATCGCGTGGCGTCCAACGATCCCTCCACCCGCATCGGCCTGCCGGAAGTGAAGCTCGGCATCTATCCGGGCTGGGGTGGCAGCGTGCGCCTGCCGCGCCTGGTCGGCGCACCGGCGGCCTTCGACGTGATGCTGACCGGCCGCACGCTGTCGGCGAAGGCGGCGAAGGCGATGGGGCTGGTCGACAAGGTCGTCGAACCCGCGCTGCTCACCGATGCGGCGATCGAACTCGCGCGACGCGGCACCACGCGTCCGTTCAAGCAGCGCGCGCTCGCCTGGCTCACCAACACTTGGCCGGCGCGACAACTGCTCGCGCCGATGCTGGCCAAGCAAGTCGCGCGCAAGGCGCGCCGCGAACACTATCCTGCGCCTTACGCGATGATCGAAACGTGGCGACGCAGCAGCGGCGACATCCAGTCCTTGCTGTCGGCCGAACGCAAGTCGGTGGTGAAGCTCGCCTCCACGCCGACGGCGCGCAATCTCATTCGCGTGTACTTCCTGCAGGAACGCCTGAAGGGCATCGGCGGCAAGGACCATGGCATCGCGCGCGTGCATGTCGTCGGTGCCGGCGTGATGGGCGGCGACATCGCGGCGTGGTCGGCCTACAAGGGGTTCGAGGTCACGCTCGCCGATCGCGAACAACGCTTCATCGATGCGGGCCTGGCCCGTGCGCACGACCTGTTCGCCAAGCGCGTGAAGGATGACGCGAAGCGCCCGGCCGTCGCGGCGCGCCTGCGCGGCGACCTCGCCGGCGAAGGCGTGGCGAACGCGGACCTGGTGATCGAAGCGATCATCGAAAACCCGGAAGCCAAGCGTGCGCTGTATGCGGACATCGAACCGCGCCTCAAGCCCGACGCGCTGCTCACCACCAACACCTCGTCGATTCCGCTGACGGAACTGGACAGCCACATTGCGCGTCCGGCGCAGTTCGCGGGCCTGCATTACTTCAATCCCGTCGCGCTGATGCCGCTGGTGGAAATCATCCACCACGATGCCATGGCGGAAGAGACGCAGCGTCGCCTCGCCGCGTTCTGCCGCGCAATCGACAAGCTGCCCGTGCCGGTCGCCGGTTCGCCGGGCTTCCTGGTCAATCGCGTGCTGTTCCCCTACATGCTCGAAGCGATGGCCGCATTCGCCGAAGGCATTCCCGGCCCGGCGATCGACAAGGCCGCGGTGAAGTTCGGCATGCCGATGGGCCCGATCGAACTGGTCGACACCGTGGGCCTGGATGTCGCGGCAAGCGTGGGACGCGAATTGGCGCCCTTCCTCGGCTTGCCGATTCCGCAGGGTTTGGCGAACAAGCTCGAGTCGGGCAAGCGCGGGAAGAAGGATGGCCAGGGCTTCTACACCTGGGAAGAAGGCAGGCCGCGCAAGCCGGAATTGCCGAAGGACTACAAGGCGCCCGATGACCTGGAAGATCGCCTGATCCTGCCCTTGCTCAACGAATCGGTGGCGGCGCTGCACGACGGCGTGGTCGCCGATGCCGACCTGCTCGATGCGGGCGTGATCTTCGGCACGGGATTCGCGCCTTTCCGCGGCGGCCCGATCGCGCATATCCGTGCGGTGGGCGCGGACAACATCATCGAGCGCCTGAAGGCGCTGCAGGCCACGCATGGGGATCGGTTCGCGCCGCGACCCGGCTGGGACTCGCCAGCGCTGCGCTGA
- the tmk gene encoding dTMP kinase — MTSLSTQPHFITLEGGEGAGKTTVLNALRDALQRNGLEVVTTREPGGTPLAEQIRGLLLDPSHEPPSPETELLLMFAARAQHVRETILPALQRGAWVLCDRFTDSSYAYQGGGRRLDIAFIAELERRVVGIRPGLTLLLDVGVHKGRERARGRDTSPDRIERERDEFFEQVRAAYLARAQAEPDRMRVVDASASAEEVAARAVALLQQYLRSVA; from the coding sequence ATGACGTCACTGTCCACGCAACCGCATTTCATCACGCTGGAAGGCGGCGAAGGCGCCGGCAAGACGACGGTGCTCAATGCCTTGCGCGATGCGCTGCAGCGCAACGGCCTGGAGGTGGTGACCACGCGCGAGCCCGGTGGCACGCCGCTGGCCGAACAGATCCGTGGGCTGCTGCTGGATCCGAGCCATGAGCCGCCGTCGCCGGAAACCGAACTGCTGCTGATGTTCGCCGCCCGCGCGCAGCACGTGCGCGAAACGATCCTGCCCGCGCTGCAACGCGGCGCGTGGGTGCTGTGCGATCGCTTCACCGACTCCAGCTACGCCTACCAAGGCGGCGGTCGTCGACTCGATATCGCCTTCATCGCCGAACTCGAACGTCGCGTGGTCGGCATCCGTCCGGGCCTCACGCTGCTGCTCGACGTCGGCGTGCACAAGGGACGCGAACGCGCGCGCGGACGCGACACCTCGCCCGATCGCATCGAACGCGAGCGCGACGAATTCTTCGAACAGGTGCGCGCCGCCTATCTCGCGCGCGCGCAGGCCGAGCCCGATCGCATGCGCGTCGTGGATGCGTCCGCGTCGGCGGAAGAGGTCGCTGCGCGCGCGGTCGCGCTGTTGCAGCAATACCTGCGGAGCGTCGCGTGA
- the pabC gene encoding aminodeoxychorismate lyase, translating into MTERLFAGDTRIDALPGDARGFAYGDGVFETMRVHRGVTPWWAAHRARLAMGTQRLGIPMPDANVLEREMRSLCDDGGDGVLKLIVSRGGGGRGYAPMRDAAPLWRLSRHPLPASPRAEGLALRWCDTRLSVQPALAGLKHCNRLEQILARAEWDDPAIDDGLQCSTEGEVVSATSANLFLLHGNTWTTPRIDRCGVAGVCRAWLLSQITATETRVAPADVESADAVLLCNAVRGILPVGRLGARTWAPHPAIADLRVRLGRAHPAFDQDPTGQA; encoded by the coding sequence ATGACCGAGCGCCTGTTCGCCGGCGACACGCGCATCGATGCGCTGCCGGGCGATGCGCGCGGTTTCGCGTACGGCGATGGCGTGTTCGAAACGATGCGCGTGCATCGCGGCGTCACGCCGTGGTGGGCGGCGCATCGCGCGCGGCTGGCGATGGGGACGCAGCGGCTGGGCATTCCGATGCCGGATGCCAACGTGCTCGAACGCGAAATGCGCTCGCTGTGCGACGACGGCGGCGATGGCGTGCTCAAGCTGATCGTCTCGCGCGGTGGCGGCGGTCGCGGTTACGCGCCGATGCGCGATGCCGCGCCGCTGTGGCGCCTCTCGCGCCATCCGCTTCCCGCGTCGCCGCGCGCGGAGGGGCTCGCGCTGCGCTGGTGCGACACGCGGCTCTCGGTGCAACCGGCGCTCGCCGGCCTCAAGCATTGCAATCGCCTGGAACAGATCCTGGCCCGCGCCGAGTGGGACGATCCCGCGATCGACGACGGCCTGCAGTGCAGCACCGAGGGGGAGGTCGTCAGCGCGACCTCCGCCAACCTCTTCCTCCTGCACGGCAATACCTGGACCACCCCGCGCATCGATCGCTGCGGCGTCGCCGGTGTGTGCCGCGCGTGGCTCCTGTCGCAAATCACCGCGACCGAGACGCGCGTCGCGCCCGCCGATGTCGAAAGCGCCGACGCCGTCCTCTTGTGCAATGCCGTGCGCGGTATCCTGCCGGTCGGCCGGTTGGGGGCGCGCACGTGGGCGCCACATCCGGCCATCGCCGATCTGCGCGTCCGCCTCGGGCGCGCGCATCCGGCTTTCGACCAGGACCCGACAGGACAGGCATGA
- the acpP gene encoding acyl carrier protein: MSSIEERVKKIVVEQLGVKEDEVTNSASFVDDLGADSLDTVELVMALEEEFECEIPDEEAEKITSVQQAIDYIKAHVKA, from the coding sequence ATGAGCAGCATCGAAGAACGCGTCAAGAAGATCGTCGTCGAACAACTCGGCGTCAAGGAAGACGAAGTGACCAACAGCGCTTCGTTCGTCGACGACCTGGGCGCCGACTCGCTCGACACCGTCGAACTGGTGATGGCCCTCGAAGAAGAGTTCGAGTGCGAAATCCCGGACGAAGAGGCCGAGAAGATCACCTCGGTGCAGCAGGCCATCGATTACATCAAGGCCCACGTCAAGGCTTGA
- the fabF gene encoding beta-ketoacyl-ACP synthase II, whose translation MRRVVVTGMGVVSPLGNDLASTWDGIVNGRSGIGAVTHFDASGLTTQIAGEVRDFDITRWVGPKDAKKMDEFIHYGVAASMMALEDSGITIDDSNAERIGALIGSGIGGLRGIEEQTIKAHEGGPRKISPFYVPSTIINMLPGQVSLLTGAKGPNFSAVSACATSNHSIGMAMRMIQHGDADVMIAGGGERGSTPTSMGGFCSMKAMSTRNDDPTRASRPWDAARDGFVLGDGAGILILEEYERAKARGARIYCELAGFGASSDAFHMTAPSEDGDGPARCMAAAFKDAKINADQVEYLNAHGTSTPLGDVAETLAIKRALGDHAYRTMVSSTKSMTGHLLGAAGGVEAVFSVMALHANIIPPTINLEQPGEGCDLDYVPNVAREKKIDIAVSNGFGFGGTNGTLVFRRI comes from the coding sequence ATGCGTCGTGTCGTCGTAACGGGGATGGGCGTGGTTTCGCCGCTGGGCAACGACCTGGCGAGCACCTGGGACGGGATCGTCAACGGCCGTTCGGGCATCGGTGCGGTCACGCACTTCGACGCCTCGGGCCTGACCACGCAGATCGCCGGCGAAGTGCGCGACTTCGACATCACCCGCTGGGTGGGTCCGAAGGACGCGAAGAAAATGGATGAGTTCATCCATTACGGCGTCGCCGCCTCGATGATGGCGCTCGAAGACTCGGGCATCACCATCGACGACTCCAATGCAGAACGCATCGGCGCCCTCATCGGCTCCGGCATCGGTGGCCTGCGCGGCATCGAGGAACAGACCATCAAGGCGCACGAAGGCGGCCCGCGCAAGATCTCACCGTTCTACGTGCCCAGCACCATCATCAACATGCTGCCCGGCCAGGTGTCGCTGCTCACCGGCGCCAAGGGCCCCAATTTCTCCGCCGTGTCCGCCTGCGCCACGTCGAACCATTCGATCGGCATGGCCATGCGCATGATCCAGCACGGCGACGCCGACGTGATGATCGCCGGTGGTGGCGAACGCGGTTCCACGCCCACCTCGATGGGCGGCTTCTGCTCGATGAAGGCGATGTCCACCCGCAACGACGACCCGACGCGCGCCTCGCGCCCGTGGGACGCCGCGCGCGACGGCTTCGTGCTCGGCGACGGCGCCGGCATCCTGATCCTCGAGGAATACGAACGCGCGAAGGCGCGCGGTGCGCGCATCTACTGCGAGCTCGCCGGCTTCGGCGCCAGCTCCGACGCCTTCCACATGACCGCGCCGAGCGAAGACGGCGACGGCCCCGCGCGCTGCATGGCGGCTGCGTTCAAGGACGCGAAGATCAACGCCGACCAGGTCGAATACCTCAACGCGCACGGCACCTCCACGCCGCTGGGCGACGTCGCCGAAACGCTGGCGATCAAGCGCGCGCTGGGCGACCACGCGTATCGCACGATGGTCAGCTCCACCAAGTCGATGACCGGCCACCTGCTCGGCGCCGCGGGTGGCGTGGAAGCGGTGTTCTCGGTGATGGCGCTGCACGCGAACATCATTCCGCCGACGATCAACCTCGAACAACCGGGCGAAGGCTGCGATCTCGACTACGTGCCCAACGTGGCGCGCGAGAAGAAGATCGACATCGCCGTGTCGAATGGCTTCGGCTTCGGCGGCACGAACGGCACGCTGGTCTTCCGCCGTATCTGA
- the rpoE gene encoding RNA polymerase sigma factor RpoE has product MATEHETQELDQALVARVQRGDSVAFDLLVRKYQHRIAALISRYIHDWAEVQDVAQDTFIRAYRAIGNFRGDAQFYTWLHRIAVNTAKNHLVAHNRRPPTDDIDVTDAEQFDSGIRLRDTDTPERELMRQEVERTVMKVVDRLPAELREAITLREVDGLSYEEIAERMQCPIGTVRSRIFRAREAIDEELRPLLDSEPKRERASR; this is encoded by the coding sequence ATGGCCACGGAACACGAAACACAAGAGCTGGACCAGGCGCTCGTCGCCCGGGTGCAGCGCGGCGACAGCGTGGCGTTCGACCTGCTGGTGCGCAAATACCAGCATCGGATCGCGGCGTTGATCTCGCGTTACATCCACGACTGGGCCGAAGTCCAGGATGTCGCCCAGGACACCTTCATCCGCGCATACCGCGCGATCGGGAACTTCCGGGGCGACGCGCAGTTCTACACCTGGCTCCACCGCATCGCAGTGAACACCGCAAAGAACCACCTTGTCGCACACAACCGCCGCCCGCCGACCGACGACATCGACGTCACCGACGCCGAACAGTTCGACTCGGGCATCCGGTTGCGCGACACCGATACGCCGGAGCGTGAGCTGATGCGCCAGGAAGTCGAACGCACCGTGATGAAGGTGGTGGACCGTTTGCCCGCCGAGTTGCGCGAAGCGATCACGCTGCGCGAAGTCGACGGATTGAGTTACGAGGAAATCGCCGAGCGGATGCAGTGTCCGATCGGCACGGTCCGCTCGCGCATCTTCCGCGCGCGCGAGGCCATCGACGAGGAACTGCGTCCCCTGCTCGACAGCGAACCGAAACGCGAGCGTGCCAGCCGATGA
- the mltG gene encoding endolytic transglycosylase MltG gives MTRSRHGRRRAGGISKLFLLVVLAALVAGGFWVWQRYTGFANTGMSGITPGETLVVERGDSLSSVVGKLRKAGVSVGHRLEWQALARELGAANRIQAGEYALEPGMSPHDLLVALRDGRVLNRRFTIVEGWNIRELRAALARNQDLLHETDKLDDAALMVKVGHAGQHPEGRFLPETYLYVRGDSDLDILQRAHVAMQHALDKAWNDRAVPSVLRTPDEALVLASIVEKETGVADERPQIAGVFTRRLKIGMRLQTDPTVIYGMGSAYAGNIRRADLLADTPYNTYTRTGLPPTPIAMPGLEALRAVMRPADGEALFFVAVGDGSGRHVFTRTLAEHQAAVQAYLKRYREQQQKAQ, from the coding sequence ATGACACGCAGTCGACACGGCCGGCGCCGCGCCGGAGGAATCTCGAAACTGTTCCTTCTGGTGGTGCTCGCCGCGCTCGTCGCGGGCGGCTTCTGGGTGTGGCAGCGCTACACCGGGTTCGCGAACACCGGAATGTCGGGCATCACCCCGGGCGAGACGCTGGTGGTGGAGCGGGGCGATTCGCTCTCGAGCGTCGTCGGCAAGCTTCGCAAGGCGGGCGTGTCGGTCGGCCATCGCCTCGAATGGCAGGCGCTGGCGCGCGAACTCGGCGCGGCCAACCGCATCCAGGCGGGCGAATACGCCCTGGAGCCCGGCATGAGCCCGCACGACCTGCTCGTCGCGCTGCGCGATGGCCGCGTGCTCAATCGCCGCTTCACCATCGTCGAAGGCTGGAACATCCGCGAACTGCGCGCCGCCCTCGCCCGCAACCAGGATCTGCTGCACGAAACCGACAAGCTCGATGACGCCGCCCTGATGGTGAAGGTCGGTCATGCCGGCCAACACCCGGAAGGCCGCTTCCTGCCGGAGACCTACCTGTACGTCCGCGGCGACAGCGACCTGGACATCCTCCAGCGCGCGCACGTCGCCATGCAGCACGCGCTCGACAAGGCCTGGAACGACCGCGCCGTGCCCTCCGTCCTGCGCACGCCGGACGAAGCGCTGGTGCTGGCGTCCATCGTCGAAAAGGAAACCGGCGTGGCGGACGAACGCCCGCAGATCGCCGGCGTGTTCACGCGCCGCCTGAAGATCGGCATGCGCCTGCAGACCGATCCCACCGTGATCTACGGCATGGGCAGCGCGTATGCGGGCAACATCCGCCGCGCGGACCTGCTCGCCGACACGCCCTACAACACCTACACCCGCACCGGCCTGCCGCCGACCCCGATTGCGATGCCGGGCCTGGAAGCCCTGCGGGCCGTGATGCGGCCGGCCGATGGCGAAGCCCTGTTCTTCGTGGCCGTCGGCGACGGCAGCGGGCGTCATGTCTTTACGCGTACGCTGGCCGAGCACCAGGCCGCCGTGCAGGCCTACCTCAAGCGCTACCGCGAACAACAGCAGAAGGCGCAATGA
- a CDS encoding PilZ domain-containing protein — MTAAVAGAGGARQGILSLAIKDKAALYNAYMPYLKTGGIFVPTPKRYFLGDEVFLLLTLLEEKDRLPVAGKVVWVTPPGAQGNRAAGIGVQFADSTEGEAVRHKIETILAGTLTADKPTHTM, encoded by the coding sequence ATGACGGCAGCAGTGGCAGGCGCAGGTGGCGCTCGGCAGGGCATCCTGTCGCTCGCGATCAAGGACAAGGCGGCGCTGTACAACGCGTACATGCCGTACCTGAAAACCGGCGGCATCTTCGTGCCGACGCCCAAGCGCTATTTCCTCGGCGACGAGGTCTTCCTGCTGCTCACCCTGCTCGAAGAAAAAGACCGCCTGCCCGTCGCGGGCAAGGTGGTGTGGGTCACGCCGCCGGGCGCGCAGGGCAATCGCGCCGCGGGCATCGGCGTGCAGTTCGCCGACAGCACGGAAGGCGAGGCGGTGCGCCACAAGATCGAGACGATCCTCGCCGGCACGCTGACGGCCGACAAGCCCACGCACACGATGTAA
- a CDS encoding DNA polymerase III subunit delta' — translation MTTLAPLAPWQARAYAHLVSIHEAGRLGHGVLFAGPAGLGKRAVAQRLAQRILCREPAGAEPCGHCRSCQLFAAGTHADFELVSFIPTKDGARMRTEIVIEQIRELGERLALTPQYGGAQVAVLDPADAINHHAANALLKTLEEPHPGRFLWLVSAHPARLSATIRSRCQRVEFRLPPREEALAWLIAQGHKPAAAEEALDAARGHPGLADQWLQGEGLALRRQVAADLDKLERGTAGALATAQAWVADEYAELRLRHAADLALERAAGLTDAGRTRSLAAWFDAANRTRDLLRTTVRADLAVTELLLAWRGDAPVARGGRA, via the coding sequence GTGACCACGCTCGCGCCGCTCGCCCCGTGGCAGGCGCGCGCGTACGCGCACCTGGTCTCCATCCATGAAGCCGGGCGGCTCGGGCATGGCGTGCTGTTCGCCGGCCCCGCGGGCCTGGGCAAGCGCGCCGTCGCGCAACGCCTGGCGCAGCGCATCCTGTGCCGCGAACCCGCGGGTGCCGAGCCGTGCGGCCATTGCAGGAGCTGCCAGCTCTTCGCCGCGGGCACGCATGCGGATTTCGAACTCGTCTCCTTCATCCCGACCAAGGATGGCGCGCGGATGCGCACCGAGATCGTGATCGAACAGATCCGCGAACTCGGCGAACGCCTCGCGCTCACGCCGCAATATGGCGGCGCGCAGGTCGCGGTGCTCGATCCGGCCGATGCGATCAACCACCACGCCGCCAATGCCTTGCTGAAGACGCTGGAAGAACCGCATCCGGGGCGCTTCCTGTGGTTGGTCTCGGCGCATCCGGCGCGCTTGTCCGCGACGATCCGCAGCCGTTGCCAGCGCGTCGAGTTCCGCCTGCCTCCACGCGAGGAAGCGCTCGCATGGTTGATCGCGCAGGGCCACAAGCCCGCGGCCGCCGAAGAAGCATTGGACGCCGCGCGCGGTCACCCGGGTCTTGCAGACCAATGGCTGCAGGGCGAGGGCCTCGCGTTGCGTCGCCAGGTGGCGGCCGACCTGGACAAACTCGAACGCGGCACCGCCGGCGCGCTCGCCACCGCGCAGGCGTGGGTGGCCGATGAATACGCGGAACTGCGTCTTCGTCATGCAGCGGACCTCGCATTGGAGCGGGCCGCCGGCTTGACCGACGCGGGGCGAACCCGCAGTCTGGCCGCGTGGTTCGACGCCGCGAACCGTACGCGTGATCTGCTTCGCACCACGGTGCGCGCCGATCTTGCGGTCACCGAACTGTTGTTGGCGTGGCGCGGCGATGCGCCCGTCGCGAGGGGGGGCAGGGCATGA
- a CDS encoding aminodeoxychorismate synthase component I: protein MLVTRSLDPSLDLLALHRQAPARYPVLLESSAHGTAQGRWDMLFAAGGGSLRLDRDGVVRDESGAVVDGTFFEALDRAWQRERVPRDEPRWPFRGGWVAFLGYELAGEVEPILELPHADGAMPVAYAMRSPAAVLRDHATGECFVVAESAHREWIDTIFRDAIDAAVLPPLPEWRAPASLEEDAPQRFTDGVERVLGHLAAGDVFQVNLSRGWRATFDAPLPPTALHARLREANPAPFAGLFAGEGWAVVSSSPERLVSVRGDAVETRPIAGTRPRSPGDDEAARIRELVGHPKERAEHVMLIDLERNDLGRVCTPGSVEVDELMTVESYAHVHHIVSNVRGRLLPDATPGDVLRAVFPGGTITGCPKVRCMQIIAALEGQGRGAYTGAFGWLNRDGDMDFNILIRSASLEGETLRFRTGAGIVIDSLPQRELDETRAKARGMLRGLGVAG from the coding sequence GTGCTCGTCACCCGTTCGCTCGATCCGTCCCTCGACCTGCTGGCCCTGCACCGGCAGGCGCCGGCGCGTTATCCCGTGCTGCTGGAATCCAGCGCGCACGGGACGGCGCAGGGCCGCTGGGACATGTTGTTCGCCGCGGGCGGTGGGTCGTTGCGACTCGATCGCGATGGCGTGGTGCGCGATGAAAGCGGTGCGGTCGTCGACGGCACGTTCTTCGAAGCGCTCGATCGCGCATGGCAACGCGAACGCGTGCCGCGCGACGAACCACGCTGGCCCTTCCGCGGCGGTTGGGTCGCCTTCCTCGGCTACGAACTCGCGGGCGAAGTCGAACCCATCCTGGAACTCCCGCACGCCGACGGCGCGATGCCCGTGGCGTATGCGATGCGCAGTCCTGCCGCCGTGTTGCGCGACCATGCGACGGGCGAATGCTTCGTCGTCGCGGAGAGCGCGCATCGCGAATGGATCGACACGATCTTCCGGGATGCGATCGACGCCGCCGTGTTGCCGCCGCTGCCGGAATGGCGCGCACCGGCTTCGCTCGAAGAAGACGCACCGCAACGCTTCACCGACGGTGTCGAACGCGTGCTCGGCCATCTCGCTGCAGGCGATGTGTTCCAGGTGAATCTCTCGCGCGGTTGGCGCGCGACGTTCGACGCGCCGCTCCCGCCCACCGCGCTGCACGCGCGTTTACGCGAAGCCAACCCCGCACCCTTCGCAGGCCTCTTCGCGGGCGAGGGCTGGGCCGTCGTGAGCTCCTCGCCCGAACGCCTCGTCTCCGTGCGGGGCGACGCGGTGGAAACGCGCCCGATCGCCGGCACGCGCCCGCGCAGCCCCGGCGACGATGAAGCCGCGCGCATCCGCGAACTCGTCGGCCATCCGAAGGAACGCGCCGAGCACGTCATGCTCATCGACCTGGAACGCAACGACCTTGGTCGCGTGTGCACGCCGGGCAGCGTCGAAGTCGATGAATTGATGACCGTGGAAAGCTACGCGCACGTGCACCACATCGTGAGCAACGTGCGCGGCCGCCTGTTGCCCGATGCGACGCCCGGCGACGTGCTGCGCGCCGTGTTCCCCGGCGGCACGATCACCGGCTGCCCGAAGGTGCGCTGCATGCAGATCATCGCGGCGCTCGAAGGGCAAGGGCGCGGCGCGTACACCGGCGCGTTCGGTTGGTTGAACCGCGACGGCGACATGGACTTCAACATCCTCATCCGCAGTGCATCGCTCGAAGGCGAAACGCTGCGCTTCCGCACCGGCGCGGGCATCGTGATCGACTCGCTGCCGCAACGCGAACTCGACGAAACGCGGGCGAAGGCGCGCGGAATGCTGCGCGGGCTCGGGGTCGCAGGATGA